Proteins encoded in a region of the Oikeobacillus pervagus genome:
- the proB gene encoding glutamate 5-kinase: MNKQRIVVKIGSSSLTNEQGMLSTEKLSDHVNALAHLKALGHEVILISSGAVAAGFGPLGFSVRPNTIAGKQAAAAVGQGLLMQGYNSLFKQHQIVTAQMLLTKEDFYSQERYRNLFSAISELLKNGALPILNENDSVSIEELTFGDNDMLSAIVSGFLHANALIILTDINGLYDGNPNTEKQAKKYHFLPEITDELLELAGGRGSNVGTGGMKSKLLAAKKALKLGVNVFVGTGKGKEKLSDILEGKGDGTYIGAPFQEQMNMKKQWIGLHSQVMGTIEIDEGAERALLQNGKSLLPAGLTRVEGPFEALDIVKVVNSKGELLGKGQTYYSSEDLDKLKGLTTDQTVKFSINQRAEVVHRDNWVPIEKENTK; this comes from the coding sequence ATGAATAAACAACGAATCGTTGTGAAAATCGGTAGTAGCTCTCTTACAAATGAACAAGGGATGTTATCTACAGAAAAATTAAGTGATCATGTCAATGCTCTCGCTCATTTAAAAGCATTAGGACATGAGGTCATCTTAATTTCTTCTGGTGCTGTTGCAGCTGGATTTGGTCCGCTTGGCTTTTCGGTTAGACCAAATACTATTGCCGGAAAGCAAGCGGCGGCAGCTGTTGGCCAAGGTTTGTTAATGCAAGGTTATAATTCTTTATTCAAACAACATCAGATCGTTACAGCCCAGATGCTATTAACGAAAGAGGATTTTTATAGTCAGGAACGTTATCGTAATCTATTTTCCGCTATTTCCGAGTTATTAAAAAATGGAGCTCTGCCCATCCTGAATGAAAATGACTCCGTATCGATCGAAGAATTGACATTCGGCGATAATGATATGCTATCTGCTATAGTGAGCGGTTTTTTACATGCAAATGCCCTTATTATTTTAACAGATATTAATGGACTCTATGATGGGAATCCAAATACAGAAAAGCAAGCAAAAAAATATCATTTCCTCCCTGAAATAACAGATGAATTACTTGAACTCGCTGGGGGGCGTGGCTCGAATGTTGGAACAGGCGGGATGAAATCAAAACTTTTAGCTGCCAAAAAAGCCCTTAAACTGGGTGTCAATGTTTTTGTGGGAACTGGAAAAGGAAAAGAGAAACTAAGTGATATTTTAGAAGGAAAAGGGGATGGCACCTATATTGGAGCCCCCTTTCAAGAACAAATGAATATGAAAAAGCAATGGATCGGACTACATTCCCAAGTGATGGGGACGATCGAAATTGATGAGGGGGCAGAAAGAGCCCTTTTACAAAACGGAAAAAGTTTATTGCCTGCTGGGCTCACTCGTGTGGAAGGCCCATTTGAGGCTCTTGATATAGTCAAAGTAGTGAATTCAAAAGGGGAATTACTTGGAAAGGGACAGACCTATTATTCTTCTGAAGATTTAGATAAATTGAAGGGTTTGACAACTGACCAAACAGTAAAATTTTCAATTAATCAACGTGCCGAAGTTGTTCATCGCGACAACTGGGTACCTATAGAAAAGGAGAATACAAAATAA
- a CDS encoding glutamate-5-semialdehyde dehydrogenase — MSELKTKAKVLKKASRTLSMLSADDKNQSLERIAVALLKQKNWIMEENKKDILQGEKAGMSSSLLDRLLLTEDRLHQIVDGVRQLIHLEDPIGQTVETWERPNGLKMESIRVPLGVIGMVYEARPNVTVDAACLCLKAGNAVLLRGSSSAIHSNKALVTVMKKALMNNSPIPTDSLQLLEDTSRETANEMFKLNEYLDVLIPRGGAGLIQSVIKQATVPVLETGVGNCHLFIDQSAKKQMAIDIAVNAKTQRPSVCNTAESLLLQKDWPYIPSIIEELHNQGVELRGSSELAKQYSFMKTATEEDWRTEYLDKILSVKLVDSVQDAIEHINEYGTAHSEAIVSEDQDHVDLFFKAVDAAVLYHNASTRFTDGEQFGYGAEIGISTQKLHARGPMGLRAITTTKTIVKGTGQIRP; from the coding sequence ATGAGTGAACTAAAAACAAAAGCCAAAGTCTTAAAAAAAGCTTCACGCACATTATCGATGTTATCCGCAGACGATAAAAATCAATCGTTAGAAAGAATCGCGGTAGCCCTATTAAAGCAAAAAAATTGGATTATGGAAGAAAATAAAAAAGATATTTTGCAAGGTGAAAAAGCAGGGATGTCCTCTTCTTTACTTGATCGCCTTTTATTAACAGAAGATAGACTTCATCAAATAGTGGATGGCGTTCGTCAATTGATTCATCTCGAAGATCCAATCGGTCAAACTGTTGAGACTTGGGAACGACCAAATGGCTTAAAAATGGAAAGTATCCGCGTTCCTTTAGGAGTGATTGGGATGGTCTATGAAGCGCGTCCTAATGTAACGGTTGATGCAGCATGTCTTTGTTTAAAAGCGGGGAATGCTGTTCTTTTAAGAGGAAGCTCATCTGCCATACATTCGAACAAAGCCCTTGTCACCGTCATGAAAAAGGCGCTTATGAACAACTCGCCAATCCCTACTGATTCCTTACAGTTATTAGAAGATACAAGTCGCGAAACAGCGAATGAAATGTTTAAATTAAATGAGTACTTAGATGTCTTAATTCCAAGAGGTGGTGCTGGATTAATTCAATCTGTCATTAAGCAGGCAACCGTTCCTGTTTTAGAAACTGGTGTTGGTAATTGTCATCTATTTATCGATCAATCCGCCAAAAAACAAATGGCGATTGATATTGCTGTCAATGCTAAAACACAGCGACCTTCCGTTTGTAATACAGCCGAATCTTTATTGCTACAAAAAGACTGGCCTTATATCCCTTCCATCATCGAGGAACTTCACAACCAAGGGGTAGAGCTTCGTGGCTCATCTGAATTAGCGAAACAATATTCTTTTATGAAAACAGCAACAGAAGAAGATTGGAGAACAGAATATTTAGACAAAATATTATCTGTCAAATTAGTAGATTCTGTTCAAGATGCGATTGAGCATATTAATGAATATGGAACGGCCCATTCTGAAGCCATCGTGTCCGAAGATCAAGATCATGTAGACTTATTCTTTAAAGCAGTGGATGCAGCCGTTCTTTACCATAATGCTTCCACTCGTTTTACAGATGGTGAGCAGTTTGGATATGGAGCTGAAATTGGAATTAGTACACAAAAATTACATGCAAGAGGACCAATGGGATTACGGGCCATTACAACGACAAAAACGATTGTAAAAGGAACTGGGCAAATCCGTCCGTAA
- a CDS encoding sulfurtransferase, with protein sequence MKNIVSKKWLIERLKDENVRIIDCRFSLGAGDYGRQEYEKSHIPGAVFVDLEEDLSAPKQHGGRHPLPSIDRLTELFEKLGVDQEMTVVVYDDGEGAFASRCWWILHYLGHKKTYILDGGMQQWKVGGLPTESTIPSYERRKFSLSIQEDWLATLEDVKDVVFCQPSRTILIDSRAPERYRGEIEPLDRVPGHIPKAVNYFYQDGFEGVHWKSVENQKMRFKAIEPDTPIIVYCGSGVTATPNFLALKEAGFKDVRLYAGGYSDWSSYEELPVDKEE encoded by the coding sequence ATGAAGAATATTGTTTCGAAGAAGTGGTTAATAGAACGGCTAAAAGATGAAAATGTCCGAATCATTGACTGTCGCTTTTCCTTAGGTGCTGGTGATTATGGGAGACAAGAATATGAAAAATCTCATATCCCAGGTGCTGTTTTTGTTGATTTGGAAGAGGATTTATCAGCCCCGAAACAACATGGTGGTCGTCATCCCCTCCCATCAATTGATAGATTAACAGAGCTGTTTGAAAAATTAGGCGTTGATCAAGAAATGACCGTTGTCGTATATGATGATGGAGAGGGAGCATTCGCTAGTCGATGCTGGTGGATTTTACACTATCTAGGCCATAAAAAAACTTATATCCTTGATGGAGGGATGCAGCAATGGAAGGTAGGGGGACTGCCGACAGAAAGTACGATTCCATCATATGAAAGAAGGAAGTTTTCATTATCAATTCAAGAGGACTGGCTTGCAACACTAGAGGATGTGAAAGACGTCGTTTTTTGTCAGCCATCTAGGACTATCCTGATAGATTCCAGAGCACCAGAAAGATATCGTGGGGAAATAGAACCTTTAGATCGAGTGCCAGGACATATTCCAAAGGCAGTGAATTATTTTTATCAAGACGGGTTTGAAGGAGTCCATTGGAAAAGTGTTGAGAATCAAAAGATGCGCTTTAAAGCGATTGAACCGGATACGCCCATTATTGTTTATTGTGGGTCAGGGGTGACCGCAACACCTAATTTTCTCGCTTTAAAAGAGGCGGGGTTTAAAGATGTTCGGTTATATGCTGGAGGCTATAGTGACTGGTCCTCCTATGAAGAGCTTCCTGTGGATAAAGAGGAATAA
- a CDS encoding dynamin family protein: MAKTVQHQSLETIIARTVHLYERFSSFGDEERAKKAKLFLKKLYEKEFIVAFCGHFSAGKSTMINELTGEKLLPSSPIPTSANLVKIHHANEDFAKVYYKTKSPLLFRAPYRFEKVKEFCKNGDEVEAIEIGHQHSNLPNEVTVMDTPGVDSTDDAHRISTESALHLADMVFYVMDYNHVQSELNFIYTKDLLSHGVKLYLIINQIDKHREEELSFKEFKESVYKSFETWNVEPEAFFFTSLKEPQMADNDFHQVQKLIHESMNNREELAFQSAITMMNRLISEHIQWLETENDEKRQQNLSILGTEFDEELIFSKELQVQEEREKRDPNYLLSPFETDRETILKNAYLMPATTRDLARQYLESVQSDFKVGLLFSKKKTEEERKRRLHVLLTDLQEKVQSQLEWHLRQLFSQWMKKANIMDDELQIAAEELSVPVDEQLLYNTVKHGARVTGDYVLHYCDDVANQLKKIAISITNQMKEQVIEKIMIRFHSEEKQLMEKWKIWHEKAEAIRSMENLDKIENTRKKELQTIIENDDVTIPPPFQNLISEWEYESEMVEIYKEDEDQAEQQKGEKEDVIQEKSAVEIEYDDSISVEKTTAKLHFMAERLEGVPGFSRFITGLKNKAERLEKREYTIALFGAFSAGKSSFANAMLGEKVLPVSPNPTTAAVNRIHPPNEQFAHRTAAVHFKTSEQMLSDVQGSLELFSESVQSLQEAYSKIPSILNNHNGEGKEKIHLSFLKAFYDGFSQYGTELGSTLTVDLDEFRGFVANEKQSCFVESIDLYYDCDFTREGVTLVDTPGADSINARHTGVAFEYIKNSDAILFVTYYNHAFSKADREFLIQLGRVKDAFELDKMFFLVNAIDLASNEEEVNEVISYVKDQLLQYGIRFPRIHGVSSLLAMEEQKQNITDGPSNIGKFKLAFGQFIEGELTKMAVQTAEAEWERGLKRLQQLIHTAKENRNSRAEKLAEWVQQEQEIAACIEQEQPNLLQKRLSQEVDELVFYVKQRVFYRFSDFFKEAFNPAMFQGNYNVKTTLSEALHELLHSVGYDFAQELRATSLRTENHVHQLLTDKYEQLQTHYQSIQDQLVFSSFELSSEETPEFPVAFQEEPETTFASTLSLFKNAKSFFEKNEKQVMRDQLEEILSRLADDYLLKEKNKLFDWAMEELQQQFTKMKEQLFTDCSEQFTSWKEVLDSVENIDEWEEILTSIQKNR; encoded by the coding sequence ATGGCAAAAACTGTGCAGCATCAATCGCTAGAAACAATCATAGCTCGAACGGTTCATTTATATGAGCGTTTTTCTTCATTTGGGGATGAGGAGCGAGCAAAAAAAGCAAAACTATTTTTAAAGAAATTGTATGAAAAAGAATTCATAGTGGCATTTTGCGGACATTTCTCTGCTGGTAAGTCCACGATGATTAATGAATTAACAGGTGAAAAACTATTACCATCGAGTCCGATTCCAACAAGTGCGAACTTAGTCAAAATTCATCACGCAAATGAAGACTTTGCAAAAGTTTATTATAAAACGAAGTCACCACTTTTGTTTCGGGCACCATACCGGTTTGAAAAAGTAAAGGAATTTTGCAAAAATGGTGATGAAGTTGAGGCAATAGAAATTGGTCATCAACATTCTAATTTACCAAACGAAGTAACGGTAATGGATACACCTGGTGTTGATTCAACAGATGATGCTCATCGAATTTCCACAGAATCGGCCTTGCATTTGGCAGATATGGTCTTTTATGTGATGGATTATAACCATGTTCAGTCAGAATTAAACTTTATTTATACAAAGGATTTATTATCACATGGAGTTAAGCTTTACTTGATTATTAATCAGATTGATAAGCATCGGGAAGAAGAGTTATCCTTTAAAGAATTTAAAGAATCTGTCTATAAATCATTCGAAACATGGAATGTCGAGCCGGAAGCCTTCTTTTTTACAAGTTTAAAAGAACCTCAAATGGCAGATAATGATTTTCATCAAGTACAGAAATTAATTCATGAAAGCATGAATAACCGGGAAGAATTGGCTTTTCAATCGGCTATTACGATGATGAATCGATTAATTTCTGAACATATTCAATGGTTAGAGACCGAAAATGATGAAAAACGTCAACAAAACTTATCTATTTTAGGAACAGAATTTGATGAAGAACTTATTTTTTCAAAAGAATTACAGGTTCAAGAAGAGAGAGAAAAACGGGATCCTAATTATTTGTTATCTCCATTTGAGACGGATCGTGAAACTATATTAAAAAATGCCTATTTAATGCCAGCAACAACACGTGATTTAGCGCGCCAATATTTAGAGTCTGTTCAATCTGATTTTAAAGTGGGACTTCTATTTAGTAAGAAAAAAACAGAAGAAGAACGAAAACGTAGATTACACGTATTATTAACCGATTTACAGGAAAAAGTCCAATCTCAATTAGAATGGCACTTAAGACAATTATTCAGTCAGTGGATGAAGAAAGCGAATATTATGGACGATGAACTTCAAATTGCGGCGGAAGAATTGTCTGTCCCGGTTGATGAGCAGCTTCTTTATAATACAGTGAAGCATGGGGCACGTGTAACAGGAGACTATGTCCTCCATTATTGTGATGATGTAGCGAATCAATTAAAAAAGATCGCCATTTCAATTACGAACCAAATGAAAGAGCAAGTCATAGAAAAAATTATGATTCGTTTTCATTCAGAAGAAAAGCAGTTGATGGAGAAATGGAAAATTTGGCATGAAAAAGCAGAAGCTATTCGTTCAATGGAAAATTTAGATAAAATAGAGAACACGAGAAAGAAAGAACTACAAACGATCATTGAAAACGATGATGTCACGATCCCACCACCATTTCAAAACTTAATAAGTGAGTGGGAATATGAATCAGAAATGGTCGAAATCTACAAGGAAGATGAAGATCAAGCAGAACAGCAAAAGGGAGAAAAAGAGGATGTAATACAAGAAAAATCCGCTGTCGAAATAGAATATGATGACAGTATATCTGTTGAAAAAACGACGGCTAAACTTCATTTCATGGCAGAAAGACTTGAAGGAGTACCAGGGTTTTCTCGATTTATTACAGGCTTAAAGAATAAAGCGGAGCGTCTTGAAAAACGTGAATACACAATTGCTTTATTCGGTGCCTTTAGTGCGGGAAAATCCTCATTTGCCAATGCGATGTTAGGGGAAAAAGTTCTTCCAGTGTCACCTAACCCTACAACTGCAGCGGTGAACCGGATTCATCCACCAAATGAGCAATTTGCCCATCGGACGGCAGCCGTTCATTTCAAAACATCAGAGCAAATGTTATCAGATGTTCAGGGGTCACTAGAATTATTTTCAGAGTCCGTCCAATCCTTACAAGAAGCTTATTCGAAGATTCCTTCCATTTTAAATAATCATAATGGTGAAGGAAAGGAAAAAATTCATTTATCGTTTTTAAAAGCGTTCTATGATGGTTTTTCCCAATATGGAACAGAACTTGGATCCACACTTACCGTTGATTTAGATGAATTTCGTGGGTTTGTTGCAAATGAGAAACAAAGCTGTTTCGTTGAATCCATCGATTTGTATTATGATTGTGATTTTACAAGAGAAGGGGTCACATTAGTTGACACACCAGGGGCAGATTCGATTAACGCTAGACATACTGGAGTTGCTTTTGAATATATTAAAAACTCAGATGCTATTCTGTTTGTTACTTATTATAATCATGCGTTTTCGAAAGCGGATCGTGAATTTTTAATTCAATTAGGTCGTGTGAAAGATGCCTTTGAACTTGATAAAATGTTCTTCCTTGTGAATGCCATCGATTTGGCGAGTAATGAGGAAGAAGTAAATGAAGTGATATCCTATGTGAAAGATCAATTACTTCAATATGGTATTCGATTCCCACGGATTCATGGGGTTTCAAGTTTGTTAGCAATGGAAGAACAAAAGCAGAATATTACCGATGGACCTTCAAATATCGGCAAGTTCAAGCTAGCATTCGGTCAATTTATCGAGGGTGAGCTAACAAAAATGGCCGTTCAAACTGCTGAGGCCGAATGGGAACGTGGTCTAAAACGTTTGCAACAATTAATTCATACTGCGAAAGAAAATCGAAACTCCCGTGCTGAAAAATTGGCAGAGTGGGTCCAGCAAGAGCAGGAGATTGCTGCCTGCATTGAACAAGAACAACCTAATCTATTACAAAAAAGGTTATCACAAGAAGTAGATGAACTTGTATTTTATGTGAAGCAACGCGTATTTTACCGTTTTTCTGATTTCTTTAAAGAAGCGTTTAATCCAGCCATGTTCCAAGGAAATTACAATGTTAAAACTACTTTATCTGAGGCTTTACATGAATTATTACACTCAGTAGGCTATGATTTTGCTCAAGAATTAAGGGCAACTAGTTTGCGAACAGAAAATCATGTACACCAGCTGTTAACAGATAAATATGAGCAATTACAGACTCATTATCAATCGATTCAAGATCAATTAGTCTTTTCTTCTTTTGAGCTAAGTTCAGAAGAAACACCTGAGTTTCCGGTTGCTTTCCAAGAAGAGCCAGAAACTACATTTGCATCTACACTAAGCTTGTTTAAAAACGCAAAGAGTTTCTTCGAAAAAAATGAAAAACAGGTTATGCGAGATCAATTAGAAGAAATTCTTTCTAGATTAGCGGACGATTATTTGTTGAAAGAAAAAAATAAACTGTTTGATTGGGCGATGGAGGAGTTACAACAACAGTTTACAAAAATGAAAGAACAATTGTTCACTGATTGTTCCGAACAGTTTACTTCATGGAAAGAAGTGTTAGATTCTGTAGAAAATATTGACGAGTGGGAAGAAATTTTAACATCGATTCAAAAGAACAGATAA
- a CDS encoding isoprenylcysteine carboxyl methyltransferase family protein, which yields MPVFFAFIFFVIIQRIIELIMAKRNEKWMKAEGAKEFGQNHYYWMVLLHTMFFLTLMGEVVFFHRSTSDFFFLWLFLFVLLQIGRIWVIQSLGRYWNTKIIVLKDADTVRTGPYKWFRHPNYMIVTLELAVIPLMFQAYFTLFLFAILNQWILLNRISIEEKALTMHTKYQEVLDGRRNLLFLRKKHEENS from the coding sequence ATGCCGGTGTTTTTTGCCTTCATTTTTTTTGTCATTATTCAAAGGATCATCGAATTAATCATGGCCAAGCGGAATGAAAAGTGGATGAAGGCTGAAGGTGCGAAGGAGTTCGGACAAAATCATTATTATTGGATGGTTCTTTTACATACCATGTTTTTTCTTACCTTAATGGGGGAAGTTGTATTCTTTCATCGATCGACTTCGGACTTCTTTTTCTTATGGTTATTTCTGTTTGTTTTATTGCAAATAGGGAGAATTTGGGTGATCCAATCATTGGGACGATATTGGAATACGAAGATTATTGTGTTAAAGGATGCCGACACTGTCCGAACAGGTCCATATAAATGGTTTCGCCATCCGAATTATATGATTGTTACTTTAGAATTAGCGGTTATCCCCCTCATGTTTCAAGCGTATTTCACTTTATTTTTGTTTGCCATCCTAAATCAATGGATCTTATTGAATCGAATTTCCATTGAAGAAAAAGCTTTAACAATGCATACAAAGTATCAAGAAGTGCTAGATGGTCGACGGAATCTTTTGTTTCTTAGGAAAAAACATGAGGAAAACAGTTGA
- a CDS encoding type III polyketide synthase produces MAKITSVGFGLPTYCIPQEEVERFIKETYQSSYPRIHRLLKVFKNSEIKRRRFVRPMDWYREPHTFEEKNHIFIEEAIQLGCKAIEQCLQRFKVDYKEIDAIYTICSTGLATPSIEARIMNELPFHPHVKRTPIWGLGCAGGVAGLARAGEFCKAFPQANVLVLAIELCSLTFQLEDLSKSNLIGTSLFADGVACCLVCGDESTVLNGKEESFPTIIDHQATLIPHSLDVMGWEIKNDGLFVIFSKDIPTIVHNWFKPNVEKFLEKHHWTMNDIQHFIAHPGGKKVIEAYRHSLSIPSEMTADSMEILKEYGNMSSATVLYVLERFMKKEKKMGDIGLAVTLGPGFSSDLLLMRWE; encoded by the coding sequence ATGGCAAAGATTACTTCTGTGGGGTTTGGTCTCCCAACCTATTGTATACCCCAAGAGGAAGTAGAACGGTTTATTAAAGAGACCTATCAGTCCTCTTATCCAAGAATTCACAGATTACTAAAAGTATTTAAAAATAGTGAAATTAAAAGAAGACGTTTTGTTCGCCCAATGGATTGGTACCGCGAGCCTCATACATTTGAAGAAAAAAATCATATATTTATTGAAGAAGCCATTCAATTAGGTTGTAAGGCGATAGAACAATGCTTACAACGATTCAAGGTTGATTATAAAGAAATTGATGCGATTTATACGATTTGTTCAACTGGATTAGCCACACCTAGTATTGAAGCAAGAATAATGAATGAATTACCATTTCATCCCCATGTGAAAAGAACTCCAATATGGGGATTGGGTTGTGCAGGCGGTGTAGCGGGGCTTGCTAGAGCAGGTGAATTTTGTAAAGCATTCCCACAAGCAAATGTCCTCGTATTAGCGATTGAGCTATGTAGCTTAACTTTTCAGCTAGAGGATCTTTCCAAAAGTAACCTCATTGGTACCTCCTTGTTTGCAGATGGGGTTGCCTGTTGTTTAGTTTGCGGGGATGAGAGCACTGTTTTGAATGGAAAGGAAGAATCTTTCCCGACGATTATTGATCATCAGGCAACTCTAATCCCACATTCACTCGATGTGATGGGATGGGAAATAAAGAACGATGGGTTGTTTGTTATTTTTTCTAAAGACATTCCGACCATCGTTCATAATTGGTTCAAGCCCAATGTAGAAAAATTCTTAGAGAAGCACCACTGGACGATGAATGATATTCAACATTTTATTGCACATCCTGGAGGGAAAAAGGTGATTGAAGCGTATCGTCATTCTCTGTCGATCCCAAGTGAAATGACAGCTGATTCAATGGAAATATTAAAGGAATATGGAAATATGTCATCGGCAACGGTTTTATATGTATTGGAAAGATTTATGAAGAAAGAGAAGAAGATGGGGGATATTGGCTTAGCCGTCACCCTTGGTCCTGGATTTTCCTCGGATCTTCTTTTAATGAGGTGGGAGTAA
- a CDS encoding nucleobase:cation symporter-2 family protein, protein MKDNQMKMASLGIQHVLAMYAGAVIVPLIVGGALGLTGEQLTYLVSIDILMCGIATYLQCIKGRFFGLGLPVVLGCTFTAVGPMISIGGSYGISAVYGAILVSGLYVLLVSSFFSKLVRFFPPVVTGSVVTIIGVTLIPVAMNNMAGGVDSPDFGSLTNIALSFGTLFFIILLYRFFDGFIRSISVLLGLLLGTVVAFFVGKVNFEPVLEASWFHMIKPFYFGIPTFEGTAILTMILVATVSLVESTGVYFAVADICEKQIKEKDLAKGYRSEGLAIILGGLFNSFPYTTFSQNVGLMQLSGVKTRKVLYYAAAFLVILGFMPKIGAFTTIIPASVLGGAMVAMFGMVIAQGIKMLGKVNMTQENLLIMACSIGMGLGVTVVPDLFAQFPKGIQILTGNGIVAGSMAAITLNIVFNILGQKSKKIESMNNVKAS, encoded by the coding sequence ATGAAAGATAATCAGATGAAAATGGCCTCTCTTGGCATTCAACATGTATTAGCCATGTATGCCGGGGCAGTCATTGTTCCCCTCATTGTCGGAGGTGCTCTCGGACTAACAGGAGAACAACTTACCTATTTAGTGTCTATTGATATTCTAATGTGTGGAATTGCTACCTATTTACAATGTATAAAAGGCCGTTTCTTTGGCCTTGGTTTACCTGTAGTATTAGGGTGTACATTTACAGCGGTTGGGCCGATGATTTCGATTGGCGGTTCATACGGGATTTCCGCTGTTTATGGAGCAATCTTAGTTTCAGGGCTTTACGTCCTTCTTGTTTCTTCCTTTTTTTCTAAATTGGTTCGTTTTTTTCCACCAGTTGTTACAGGTTCTGTCGTGACCATTATTGGTGTAACTCTTATTCCGGTTGCAATGAATAATATGGCTGGAGGAGTAGACAGTCCAGACTTTGGTTCTTTAACGAATATTGCCCTCTCATTTGGTACTCTTTTCTTCATTATCCTTCTATATCGTTTCTTTGATGGGTTTATTCGTTCGATTAGTGTTTTATTGGGATTATTACTGGGAACCGTTGTGGCATTTTTCGTAGGAAAAGTAAATTTTGAACCTGTTCTTGAGGCCTCTTGGTTTCATATGATTAAACCTTTTTATTTTGGTATTCCAACTTTTGAAGGAACCGCTATTTTAACTATGATTTTAGTTGCAACTGTGAGTTTAGTTGAATCAACTGGTGTTTATTTCGCTGTAGCGGATATTTGTGAAAAACAAATCAAGGAGAAAGATTTAGCGAAAGGATACCGCTCAGAAGGACTAGCCATCATACTCGGGGGTCTTTTTAATTCCTTCCCATATACAACTTTTTCGCAAAATGTCGGATTAATGCAATTATCGGGTGTGAAGACTCGAAAGGTTTTATATTATGCAGCCGCTTTTTTAGTCATTTTAGGTTTCATGCCGAAAATAGGAGCCTTTACCACCATTATTCCTGCATCTGTATTAGGTGGAGCAATGGTTGCCATGTTTGGAATGGTGATCGCTCAAGGAATAAAAATGCTTGGAAAAGTAAATATGACGCAAGAAAACTTACTCATTATGGCTTGTTCGATTGGAATGGGCTTAGGAGTTACAGTAGTTCCTGACCTTTTTGCACAATTTCCTAAAGGAATTCAAATTTTAACAGGGAATGGTATTGTCGCTGGGAGCATGGCGGCCATTACATTAAATATTGTTTTTAATATATTGGGCCAAAAGTCGAAAAAAATAGAATCTATGAACAATGTAAAAGCATCGTAA
- a CDS encoding xanthine phosphoribosyltransferase: MKLLKDKIHQDGLVLSGNVLKVDSFLNHQVDPFLMKKIGEEFVRRFSDEKITKILTLESSGISPALMAALELEIPLVFARKRKSLTLTDDLYTAEVYSYTKQETNTISVSKNWIHSGEKVLIIDDFLANGQAALGLCSIVQQAEAEIVGIGIVIEKSFQQGRNLLMDQNLRVESLARIKSLENGKVQFIEEENNER; encoded by the coding sequence ATGAAGTTATTAAAGGATAAAATTCATCAAGACGGATTAGTCTTATCAGGTAATGTATTAAAGGTAGATTCTTTTTTAAATCATCAAGTAGACCCATTTTTAATGAAGAAAATTGGGGAGGAGTTTGTTCGTAGATTTTCAGATGAGAAGATTACAAAAATATTAACATTGGAATCTAGCGGAATTTCTCCTGCACTTATGGCGGCATTAGAGTTGGAGATCCCCCTTGTCTTTGCTCGAAAACGCAAATCATTAACTTTAACAGATGATTTATATACCGCCGAAGTGTACTCTTATACAAAACAAGAAACGAATACAATTTCGGTATCAAAGAACTGGATTCATTCAGGAGAAAAAGTACTTATTATAGATGATTTCCTAGCGAATGGACAAGCTGCTTTAGGACTTTGCTCAATTGTACAGCAAGCAGAGGCCGAGATTGTTGGCATTGGAATTGTGATTGAAAAATCATTTCAACAAGGAAGAAATCTATTAATGGATCAAAATTTAAGAGTGGAATCTTTAGCAAGAATTAAATCTTTAGAAAACGGCAAGGTGCAATTTATTGAGGAGGAAAATAATGAAAGATAA
- a CDS encoding cytochrome c oxidase subunit 2A: MAKPETKQVQVKVDKEESSSLKGTLYSVFGIGIFLIITWLAVLLIFLERF; this comes from the coding sequence TTGGCAAAACCAGAAACAAAACAAGTACAGGTAAAAGTAGACAAAGAAGAATCTTCATCATTGAAAGGCACCTTATATTCTGTATTTGGAATTGGAATCTTTTTAATTATTACATGGTTGGCAGTATTACTAATTTTCTTAGAGCGTTTTTAA